In Acidobacteriota bacterium, one genomic interval encodes:
- the cobD gene encoding cobalamin biosynthesis protein CobD, which translates to MPSSWFCERSRPGGRRSGPDRSRDHRAAGVDLSSLAPRADLLAAAVVLDLLFGDPAYRWHPIRLIGGSLTCIEVRLRAVGADGRSGGCVLFVVLALVWCGSAAALVAGAARLHPAAAVAAHLFALYSLIALGDLLKHAGDVDAAVTTGDLAAARTAAGRLVGRDTEPMDGAACRRSAIESLGESLVDGVVSPIFWYAAAGVPGIVLFKVVSTMDSMVGYKSERYRDFGWCGARLDDLLNLVPARVTWLLIAAAAALIPGASGGEALRWGWRQHAVVPGPNAGWSETALAGAIRRRLAGPIRLQGLLVTDVWIGDPSSAEGGSEEDYRRARGTVLLAAALAAGGIAGLLVWARSPWWEW; encoded by the coding sequence ATCCCGTCGAGCTGGTTCTGCGAGCGATCGCGGCCGGGTGGCAGGCGAAGTGGGCCTGATCGCAGCCGTGACCATCGGGCGGCCGGCGTGGACCTGAGCAGCCTGGCTCCCCGCGCGGACCTGTTGGCGGCGGCGGTGGTGCTGGATCTCCTCTTCGGGGACCCCGCGTATCGCTGGCATCCGATTCGCCTGATCGGCGGCTCCCTGACCTGCATCGAGGTGCGGTTGCGCGCGGTCGGCGCCGACGGCCGCAGCGGCGGGTGCGTGCTCTTCGTGGTGCTGGCGCTCGTCTGGTGCGGGAGCGCCGCGGCGCTCGTGGCCGGTGCGGCGCGGCTGCATCCCGCGGCGGCCGTTGCAGCCCACCTGTTCGCGCTCTACAGCCTCATCGCACTCGGGGACCTGCTGAAGCATGCGGGTGACGTGGACGCGGCCGTCACGACGGGCGATCTTGCCGCTGCCCGGACGGCGGCGGGACGACTCGTCGGGCGCGACACCGAGCCGATGGACGGCGCCGCCTGCCGCCGGAGCGCCATCGAGAGCCTGGGCGAGAGCCTGGTAGACGGGGTGGTCTCGCCCATCTTCTGGTACGCGGCGGCGGGCGTGCCGGGTATCGTGCTCTTCAAGGTGGTCAGCACCATGGACTCGATGGTCGGCTACAAGTCCGAACGCTACCGCGACTTCGGCTGGTGCGGCGCCCGCCTCGACGACCTGCTGAACCTGGTGCCGGCGCGGGTGACCTGGCTGCTCATCGCTGCCGCCGCGGCGCTGATTCCGGGAGCCTCCGGCGGGGAGGCCCTGCGCTGGGGCTGGCGGCAGCATGCGGTCGTGCCGGGGCCGAACGCCGGCTGGAGCGAAACCGCCCTCGCCGGCGCGATCCGGCGCCGCCTGGCGGGTCCGATCCGGCTGCAGGGCCTGCTCGTGACCGACGTCTGGATCGGCGATCCCTCCTCGGCCGAGGGCGGTTCGGAAGAGGACTACCGGCGGGCGCGCGGTACGGTGCTGCTGGCCGCTGCCCTTGCCGCCGGGGGTATCGCTGGACTGCTGGTCTGGGCGCGAAGCCCGTGGTGGGAGTGGTGA
- a CDS encoding (2Fe-2S)-binding protein has translation MARVSITVNGKRRTADVEPRLLLVHFLREHLNLTGAHVGCDTSQCGACTVLVDGRSAKSCTIFAVQADGAEVTTIEGLADGDRLHPLQEGFWEEHGLQCGYCTPGMILSAVNLLEDNPAPTEQEIRDGLDGNLCRCTGYQHIVNAIQHAAERMGRSDAAASPRR, from the coding sequence ATGGCCCGAGTCTCGATCACCGTCAACGGGAAGCGGCGCACCGCGGACGTCGAGCCGCGCCTGCTGCTGGTTCATTTTCTGCGCGAGCACCTGAACCTGACCGGCGCGCACGTCGGCTGCGACACGAGCCAGTGCGGCGCCTGCACGGTGCTGGTCGACGGGCGGAGCGCGAAGTCGTGCACGATCTTCGCGGTGCAGGCCGACGGCGCGGAGGTGACGACCATCGAGGGGCTGGCCGACGGCGACCGCCTGCATCCGCTGCAGGAGGGGTTCTGGGAAGAGCACGGGCTGCAGTGCGGCTACTGTACGCCCGGGATGATCCTGTCGGCCGTGAATCTGCTGGAAGACAACCCGGCGCCGACCGAGCAGGAGATTCGTGACGGCCTCGACGGCAATCTCTGCCGCTGCACGGGCTATCAGCACATCGTCAACGCCATTCAGCACGCGGCCGAGCGGATGGGGCGATCGGACGCCGCCGCGTCGCCGCGTCGATGA
- a CDS encoding adenosylcobinamide amidohydrolase, which produces MTSAFPPASAELLCRERCFAAHRAGRYLVAELLAPHRVLSNSAHVGGQREDLRYLVNHQSCEATGDRERHDLIAAAGQVAYHHRVCAELGLDPDETAVLGTAANMVYAAHRTATFDFLRVDAFTTAGVAGNAARAGDPAAWTETDEGWRRVSPPPGTINTILLIDCPVTPAAHARAVVTMTEAKSAALADLAVPSRYSPTIATGTGTDQFCLAAPLDPERRSKESTSPHVKLGEIIGVAVKESVAEALRWQNGLEASYTRGLFHALGRFGLTEARAMERLAELLPAARYELLDKNRKAVFFEPGVGAAAYALAAVVDRVRCGTIPEGLAQEALRCQAACVACALAGRPDRWTAFRIELMETSGDPVELVLRAIAAGWQAKWA; this is translated from the coding sequence ATGACCTCGGCGTTTCCGCCGGCGTCGGCCGAGCTCCTGTGCCGCGAGCGGTGCTTCGCGGCGCATCGCGCCGGTCGCTATCTGGTCGCCGAGTTGCTGGCGCCGCATCGCGTGCTGAGCAACTCCGCGCACGTGGGGGGGCAGCGGGAGGACCTGCGCTATCTCGTCAACCACCAGAGCTGCGAAGCGACCGGTGACAGGGAGCGCCACGACCTGATCGCCGCCGCCGGGCAGGTTGCCTACCACCACCGGGTGTGCGCCGAGCTGGGACTGGACCCGGACGAGACCGCGGTCCTGGGCACCGCGGCCAACATGGTCTACGCCGCCCACCGCACCGCGACCTTCGACTTCCTGCGGGTGGATGCGTTCACGACGGCCGGCGTGGCCGGTAACGCGGCGCGCGCGGGCGATCCCGCGGCCTGGACGGAGACCGACGAGGGTTGGCGCCGGGTGTCGCCGCCGCCCGGCACCATCAACACGATCCTGCTGATCGATTGTCCCGTAACGCCTGCGGCCCACGCTCGGGCCGTGGTGACGATGACCGAGGCGAAGTCGGCCGCGCTGGCCGATCTGGCGGTTCCCAGCCGCTATTCCCCAACCATCGCAACCGGGACCGGCACCGATCAGTTCTGCCTCGCCGCACCGCTCGACCCCGAACGACGCTCGAAGGAGTCGACGAGCCCGCACGTGAAGCTGGGCGAGATCATCGGCGTCGCGGTGAAGGAGTCGGTCGCCGAGGCGCTGCGCTGGCAGAACGGCCTGGAGGCGTCCTACACGCGCGGGCTCTTCCACGCACTCGGCCGCTTCGGTCTTACCGAGGCGCGGGCCATGGAGCGTCTGGCCGAACTGCTCCCGGCGGCGCGTTACGAGCTGCTCGACAAGAACCGCAAGGCGGTTTTCTTCGAGCCCGGGGTCGGCGCGGCGGCGTACGCGCTGGCGGCGGTGGTGGATCGGGTCCGGTGCGGCACCATTCCCGAAGGGCTGGCGCAAGAGGCGCTGCGCTGTCAGGCCGCCTGCGTCGCCTGCGCCCTGGCCGGCCGGCCGGACCGCTGGACGGCGTTCCGGATCGAGCTGATGGAGACATCCGGCGATCCCGTCGAGCTGGTTCTGCGAGCGATCGCGGCCGGGTGGCAGGCGAAGTGGGCCTGA